A single genomic interval of Arthrobacter globiformis harbors:
- a CDS encoding Mur ligase family protein, producing MFSLSIPLGKFVRRVSRLRGGGSALPGLVVEKIDPGFMQRTLSTLPHGVAVVSGTNGKTTTTKMVVELLESQGLKVFTNRTGSNFTRGVAAALIGDVDWRGRLDADVAVLELDEAHAVHFVNRVPPRYSLLLNVLRDQLDRFGEIDKTAQLLQHIASKTTGTVVLNREDPRVARIAGTLQGPEVLYFGLDDSLLGTFPSDDELRAGPGSPVPAVPQRPQADVVLRRVGADDADFEYDGVTVTTGMKLRGVYNIFNAAAALALARSICGSGAATADHGTLLKALSEVAPAFGRGESLTVDGLPLDLVLVKNPSGFRLGLKSFPSGGYATMIAINDNYADGRDMSWLWDVDFDSLRAAGVDQVTGSRAYDMALRLQYDEVQIGAVDTDIPAALADFIRKGKGKPKRVFCTYTAMLAIRRELSKITTVEVVS from the coding sequence CGGACCCTGTCCACCCTCCCCCACGGCGTAGCCGTAGTCAGCGGCACCAACGGCAAGACCACCACCACCAAGATGGTGGTAGAGCTGCTGGAAAGCCAGGGCCTGAAGGTGTTCACCAACCGAACGGGAAGCAACTTCACCCGGGGCGTGGCGGCCGCCCTGATCGGCGACGTCGACTGGCGCGGACGGCTCGACGCCGATGTCGCCGTGCTGGAGCTGGACGAGGCCCACGCCGTGCATTTCGTCAACCGCGTCCCGCCGCGCTACAGCCTCCTGCTGAACGTGCTCCGCGACCAGCTGGACCGCTTCGGTGAGATCGACAAGACCGCCCAGCTCCTCCAGCACATCGCCTCCAAGACAACGGGGACTGTGGTGCTGAACCGCGAGGACCCGCGAGTGGCCCGGATCGCCGGTACGCTACAAGGCCCCGAGGTCCTCTACTTCGGCCTGGATGACTCCCTGCTGGGCACCTTTCCCAGCGACGATGAACTCCGCGCCGGGCCGGGCAGCCCCGTACCTGCGGTACCGCAAAGGCCCCAGGCCGACGTCGTTCTCCGCCGCGTAGGTGCCGATGACGCAGACTTTGAGTACGACGGCGTCACGGTCACCACCGGAATGAAGCTCCGCGGCGTCTACAACATCTTCAACGCCGCGGCTGCGCTGGCCCTGGCCCGCAGCATCTGCGGCAGCGGCGCCGCCACGGCGGACCACGGCACCCTGCTGAAGGCTCTGTCCGAGGTGGCCCCGGCATTTGGGCGCGGCGAAAGCCTTACGGTGGACGGGCTCCCGCTGGATCTGGTCCTGGTCAAGAACCCCAGCGGCTTCCGTCTGGGCCTCAAGTCGTTCCCCTCGGGCGGCTACGCCACGATGATCGCCATCAACGACAACTACGCTGACGGCCGCGACATGTCCTGGCTGTGGGACGTTGATTTCGACTCGCTGCGCGCGGCAGGTGTGGACCAAGTCACCGGCTCCCGCGCGTATGACATGGCCCTGCGCCTGCAGTACGACGAAGTGCAGATCGGGGCGGTGGACACCGACATCCCGGCCGCACTGGCCGACTTCATCCGCAAGGGCAAAGGCAAGCCGAAGCGCGTCTTCTGCACCTACACCGCAATGCTCGCCATCCGCCGTGAGCTGTCCAAAATCACCACAGTGGAGGTGGTCTCTTGA
- a CDS encoding type 1 glutamine amidotransferase, with the protein MTPESTGGTTASKGTIRVLQLYPREMNIYGDWGNALVLQQRLKWHGYTPELLEYNVGDEFPEGVDIILGGGGQDSGQLVIQDDLQSRASLLKGMAEDGTPMLLICGLYQLFGRFFKTRSGPVIPGISVLDVETHGTDERLIGNVKVTTAEFGEVLGYENHSGQTTLGPGVEPLGTVAKGTGNNSSDGQEGARYRNIVASYLHGSLLPKNPAIADFLIRTAVERKYGTFTPGEADDRFAVLAREHAARRPR; encoded by the coding sequence TTGACCCCCGAATCGACCGGCGGCACTACCGCGTCAAAGGGAACCATCCGGGTTCTGCAGCTGTACCCGCGGGAGATGAACATCTACGGCGACTGGGGCAACGCCCTGGTGCTGCAGCAGCGCCTGAAGTGGCACGGATACACACCGGAGCTGCTCGAGTACAACGTGGGCGACGAGTTCCCGGAGGGCGTAGACATCATCCTTGGCGGCGGCGGGCAGGACAGCGGCCAGCTCGTCATCCAGGACGACCTCCAGTCACGGGCCAGCCTCCTTAAGGGAATGGCCGAGGACGGCACGCCCATGCTGCTCATCTGTGGGCTGTACCAGCTGTTCGGCCGCTTCTTCAAGACCCGCTCAGGCCCGGTCATTCCCGGCATCAGCGTTCTGGACGTGGAGACCCATGGCACGGATGAGCGGCTGATCGGCAACGTCAAGGTCACCACCGCGGAGTTCGGCGAGGTCCTCGGCTACGAAAACCACAGCGGCCAGACCACCCTGGGTCCCGGCGTCGAACCGCTGGGGACGGTGGCGAAGGGCACCGGCAACAACAGCAGCGACGGCCAGGAGGGAGCCCGGTACCGCAACATCGTGGCCAGCTACCTGCACGGTTCCCTGCTACCCAAGAACCCGGCCATCGCCGACTTCCTGATCCGGACCGCCGTCGAACGCAAGTATGGAACCTTCACTCCCGGCGAAGCGGATGACCGCTTCGCCGTTCTGGCCCGCGAGCACGCGGCCCGCCGGCCGCGTTAG